The bacterium genome window below encodes:
- a CDS encoding MFS transporter produces the protein MKKQTAVKLYSLAIIRGLQSASYAISIPFLSIYLYNERGVPMSLVGTIIGFASVLGSFLRFYAGRLSDTLPTDTVMKLGLFLRASGFLGFSILILLNANPLLFFFFFFLNSGGASFFMSASDVFVAKNINEPDRPFAYSVIRVGGNLGFAIGPSIGGFISRFSYPLTFFASFLLQVICIFLVIYLVSSGEERKNVGLTKEISFGEVLKNKNFMLFIAGTFVLSLLMGQLISTLSVYAKHKGLDNVQIGYLYSINGFMVVFFQMIIIKVVDYLGYKKGLILGSLLYSMGYFYFAFSHNFTNFAIGVIVLTAGEMLAMPLLTTITSAMAPEDKRGLYIGVLGFIEGLSWAVAPFIGGVLIDVFLKTPVLIWGTVASFGVISSLIFMKVRFN, from the coding sequence GTGAAGAAACAGACAGCAGTAAAACTATATAGCCTTGCAATTATTCGAGGATTGCAATCCGCAAGTTATGCAATCAGTATCCCGTTTTTGAGTATCTATCTTTACAATGAGCGTGGTGTTCCAATGAGCCTTGTTGGCACTATCATTGGATTTGCTTCTGTATTGGGGTCTTTTTTAAGATTTTATGCGGGTAGGCTTTCTGATACACTGCCTACGGATACCGTAATGAAACTCGGCCTGTTTTTAAGGGCGTCAGGCTTTTTGGGTTTTTCGATTTTGATTTTACTCAACGCAAATCCTCTATTATTTTTCTTTTTCTTTTTTTTAAATTCAGGCGGGGCCAGCTTTTTTATGTCGGCTTCCGATGTTTTCGTTGCCAAAAATATTAATGAACCGGATAGGCCCTTTGCTTACAGCGTTATAAGGGTTGGGGGGAATCTGGGTTTTGCAATTGGCCCCTCCATTGGTGGATTTATTTCACGCTTTTCTTATCCCCTGACTTTTTTTGCATCCTTTTTACTTCAAGTAATTTGTATTTTCCTTGTAATATATCTTGTATCCTCCGGAGAGGAAAGAAAAAACGTGGGGCTTACAAAGGAAATTTCCTTCGGCGAAGTGCTTAAAAACAAAAATTTTATGTTGTTTATTGCTGGTACCTTCGTTCTTTCGCTCCTCATGGGTCAGCTCATTTCAACCCTATCTGTATATGCAAAGCATAAAGGTCTGGATAACGTTCAAATTGGTTACTTGTACAGTATCAATGGTTTTATGGTAGTTTTCTTTCAGATGATTATTATTAAAGTCGTGGATTATCTGGGTTACAAAAAGGGGTTGATTTTGGGCTCTCTTCTTTATTCCATGGGTTACTTTTATTTTGCTTTTTCCCATAATTTTACCAACTTTGCAATTGGAGTCATAGTTCTCACCGCAGGAGAAATGTTGGCTATGCCCCTTTTGACCACTATAACCTCAGCTATGGCTCCAGAGGATAAGAGGGGATTGTATATAGGTGTTCTCGGGTTTATAGAGGGGCTTTCCTGGGCAGTAGCACCTTTTATTGGCGGGGTTTTAATTGATGTCTTTTTAAAAACTCCTGTTCTTATATGGGGGACCGTCGCATCTTTTGGAGTTATATCCAGTCTCATATTTATGAAAGTAAGGTTTAATTGA